A single window of Leptospiraceae bacterium DNA harbors:
- a CDS encoding porin: protein MLILNRRIVCGYRVIFFILGLTLSSGLLYSQSVQEEKKEPVTNSVIEKEDKPKLEKPAEEKPKVEKTSEEKTSIEKPPEEKAKTEVAPEKKSESVKVESGPGKGFKFETADKLHSIDLRLRIQARADQSMNIDPSTNTTNFMVRRSRIQMGGKLFGDDWKYYFQIGLADRDKETDRRIPLRDASITYNKHRDAKIIFGQMKIPFSRQRWNSSSALQMVDRSIVQSELNLDRDVGVVLFSEDFLGMDRKLAYFVGVFGGNGRNRAENNTPGVLTVARLIYSPWGGISKGGDNNDWLSEVDFNRYKTPKVAFGGAVAYNKNSNRSLSTFGTQYEFARFDYAHATAEVYLKWLGFSFTLEGLKRKADSPYDEKNISGTLKREYSRAAEGAFIQFGYLFQNNWEVSMRFGEYKPIGQTDPNLVRSSEKGIALSHYFLSHNLKLQMDYFNYKGNPAVADGDHQLRFQMQVFY from the coding sequence ATGCTAATTCTGAATCGTAGAATAGTCTGTGGATATCGAGTGATATTTTTCATTCTCGGTCTGACTTTGAGTTCAGGACTTCTTTATTCTCAAAGTGTGCAAGAGGAAAAAAAAGAACCTGTTACAAACTCAGTGATAGAAAAAGAAGATAAACCTAAATTGGAAAAGCCGGCTGAAGAAAAGCCTAAAGTAGAAAAAACTTCTGAAGAAAAAACAAGTATAGAAAAGCCTCCTGAGGAAAAAGCTAAAACAGAAGTAGCTCCCGAAAAAAAATCAGAATCTGTGAAAGTTGAATCTGGGCCGGGCAAGGGGTTTAAATTTGAAACTGCTGATAAGCTGCATAGCATTGATCTTAGATTAAGAATACAAGCTCGTGCAGACCAATCTATGAATATAGATCCGTCCACAAATACCACAAACTTTATGGTTCGAAGATCTAGGATTCAAATGGGTGGAAAATTGTTTGGAGATGATTGGAAGTATTATTTTCAAATTGGTTTAGCTGATCGAGATAAAGAAACCGATAGAAGAATTCCCCTAAGAGATGCAAGTATTACTTACAATAAACATCGTGATGCAAAAATAATCTTTGGTCAAATGAAAATTCCCTTTAGTAGGCAACGATGGAATTCTTCTTCTGCCTTACAAATGGTAGATCGGTCGATTGTTCAAAGTGAATTGAATTTGGATCGTGACGTTGGTGTCGTTTTATTTTCCGAAGATTTTTTAGGAATGGATCGAAAACTCGCTTACTTTGTTGGCGTATTTGGTGGTAATGGAAGAAATAGAGCGGAGAATAATACTCCTGGAGTTTTAACTGTTGCTAGATTAATTTATTCTCCGTGGGGTGGAATTTCAAAAGGAGGGGATAACAATGATTGGCTTTCTGAAGTTGATTTTAATCGTTACAAAACTCCGAAAGTGGCATTTGGTGGGGCAGTCGCTTACAATAAAAACTCAAATCGTTCTTTAAGTACTTTTGGAACACAATATGAATTTGCTAGATTCGATTACGCTCATGCAACCGCAGAAGTATATTTAAAATGGTTAGGATTTTCTTTTACTTTAGAAGGATTAAAAAGAAAAGCAGATTCCCCCTATGATGAAAAAAATATAAGTGGGACTTTAAAGAGAGAATACTCGAGAGCAGCCGAAGGAGCGTTTATTCAATTTGGTTATTTATTTCAGAACAACTGGGAGGTAAGTATGCGATTTGGTGAATATAAGCCCATTGGTCAGACAGATCCAAATCTAGTTCGCTCTTCTGAAAAAGGTATTGCGCTATCACATTATTTCTTGAGTCACAATTTGAAATTGCAAATGGATTATTTTAATTATAAAGGAAATCCAGCGGTTGCAGATGGTGATCACCAATTAAGATTTCAAATGCAGGTATTTTACTAA